In one window of Pseudomonas sp. IAC-BECa141 DNA:
- a CDS encoding LysR family transcriptional regulator — MNAPDLNLLITLDVLLSEGSVARAAERLRLSPSAMSRALARLRETTGDPLLVRAGRGLVPTPRAQELRDRVSYLVQEAEAVLRPAEVLDLGQLRRTFTLRNTDGFVETFAAALLARIAEEAPNVRLRFVQKADKDSTLLRAGRVDVETGVVDDSTDPTLHSRILFRDQWIGVVREGHPLSIGKVSVKRFAAGQHILVSRRGRSGGPVDEALLAFGLTRDIVTSFGGFSAALTLVRESDLIATVPERHTSKLRTGLHSFALPFRMPDISVSMLWHPRMDADPAHRWLRNCVREVCA, encoded by the coding sequence ATGAATGCACCGGATCTGAACCTGTTGATCACCCTCGACGTGTTGCTGAGCGAAGGCAGCGTCGCCCGCGCCGCCGAGCGCCTGCGTTTGAGCCCGTCAGCCATGAGCCGCGCGCTGGCCCGGCTGCGCGAAACTACCGGAGATCCGCTGCTGGTGCGCGCCGGCCGAGGACTGGTGCCGACCCCACGCGCGCAGGAGCTGCGCGACCGGGTCAGTTATCTGGTGCAGGAGGCCGAAGCGGTTTTGCGGCCGGCAGAAGTGCTCGATCTCGGTCAATTGCGGCGCACGTTCACCCTGCGCAACACCGACGGTTTTGTCGAAACCTTTGCCGCCGCCCTGCTCGCCCGCATCGCCGAAGAGGCACCCAACGTGCGTCTGCGCTTTGTGCAAAAGGCCGACAAGGACAGCACGCTGTTGCGCGCAGGCCGGGTGGACGTGGAAACCGGTGTGGTCGACGACAGCACCGACCCGACGCTGCACAGCCGGATCCTGTTCCGCGATCAGTGGATCGGTGTGGTGCGTGAGGGGCATCCGTTGAGCATCGGCAAGGTCAGCGTCAAACGCTTTGCCGCAGGCCAGCACATTCTGGTGTCGCGACGCGGGCGCAGCGGCGGCCCGGTGGACGAAGCATTGCTCGCTTTCGGCCTGACGCGGGATATCGTCACCTCGTTCGGCGGGTTTTCAGCGGCGCTGACGCTGGTCCGTGAATCAGACCTGATCGCCACCGTCCCGGAACGTCACACCAGCAAACTGCGAACGGGCCTGCACAGTTTCGCCCTGCCATTCCGGATGCCGGACATCAGCGTGTCGATGCTCTGGCATCCGCGCATGGACGCCGACCCGGCGCACCGCTGGCTGCGCAATTGTGTGCGCGAAGTCTGCGCCTAA
- a CDS encoding cell wall hydrolase gives MRLNGLLCCLALTLLSGAALATDQAPIKEKAEAKAEVLEEKAADKPDAPPAPKSEAITPTEAQAVDPAGAAPLDDPITCLARSIYWEAKGKDNADMEGVASVVMNRLGHDGFPGTVCEVVKQGSESKSCQFSWWCDGRPDQVKEDAEYALAKEIAGKALNRQLTDRTHGALYFHDRNVHPGWAKEYIRTAETRKFLFYKPTGGDAR, from the coding sequence ATGCGATTGAACGGGTTGCTTTGCTGTCTTGCGTTGACCCTCCTGAGCGGCGCGGCACTGGCCACTGATCAGGCGCCGATCAAGGAAAAGGCCGAAGCGAAAGCCGAGGTACTGGAAGAGAAGGCCGCCGACAAACCCGACGCGCCCCCGGCACCCAAATCCGAAGCCATCACCCCGACCGAGGCTCAGGCGGTCGACCCCGCCGGAGCCGCACCGCTGGACGACCCGATCACCTGTCTGGCACGCAGCATCTATTGGGAAGCCAAGGGCAAGGACAATGCCGACATGGAAGGCGTGGCGAGCGTGGTGATGAATCGCCTCGGGCATGACGGCTTTCCAGGCACGGTCTGCGAGGTGGTCAAGCAGGGCTCGGAAAGCAAGAGTTGCCAGTTCTCCTGGTGGTGCGACGGGCGTCCGGATCAGGTCAAGGAAGATGCCGAGTATGCGCTGGCCAAGGAAATCGCCGGCAAGGCCCTGAACCGTCAGCTCACCGACCGCACCCACGGCGCGCTGTATTTCCACGATCGCAACGTTCATCCGGGCTGGGCCAAGGAATACATCAGGACCGCCGAGACCAGGAAATTCCTGTTTTATAAACCCACTGGCGGGGATGCGCGTTAG
- a CDS encoding CAP domain-containing protein translates to MRFMPSVLRLAALSVGLALATSAMAADESQLIESINSYRSQPQRCGSQASSELPPLSADPRLILPASGVVDLQQAMSSARYPMVNVQAITLNGPRDAASAMKAIQESFCQVVLDPQFVDIGVSRADRDWRITLARPLLSARLGDGQAEGQKLLEQLNAARAQPRQCGGQAFAATAPLAWNAVLGGVAQEHSREMANNNYFDHKDRNGGTPGDRAELAGYSGQQVGENIAAGQDTVQKVVAGWLASPGHCANLMNPQYREMGAAYAVDPKSSAGIYWTAMFGGE, encoded by the coding sequence ATGCGCTTCATGCCATCCGTTCTGCGACTCGCCGCGTTGTCCGTGGGCCTGGCGTTGGCCACTTCGGCCATGGCCGCCGACGAGTCGCAATTGATCGAATCGATCAACAGCTACCGCAGCCAGCCGCAGCGTTGTGGCAGCCAGGCGTCCAGCGAATTGCCGCCACTGTCGGCCGATCCGCGCCTGATTCTGCCGGCAAGCGGCGTAGTGGATTTGCAGCAGGCGATGTCCAGCGCTCGCTACCCGATGGTCAACGTGCAGGCGATCACCCTGAACGGGCCACGGGATGCGGCGTCGGCGATGAAGGCGATTCAGGAGAGCTTCTGTCAGGTGGTGCTGGATCCGCAGTTCGTCGATATCGGCGTCAGCCGCGCCGACCGTGACTGGCGCATCACTCTGGCCCGGCCACTGCTGTCTGCCCGCCTCGGCGACGGTCAGGCTGAAGGCCAGAAACTTCTCGAACAACTCAACGCCGCCCGCGCCCAACCGCGCCAGTGCGGCGGTCAGGCATTCGCGGCGACTGCGCCGCTGGCATGGAATGCCGTGCTCGGCGGTGTCGCCCAGGAACACAGCCGCGAGATGGCCAACAACAATTATTTCGACCACAAGGACCGCAACGGCGGCACTCCCGGCGACCGCGCCGAACTGGCCGGCTACAGCGGCCAGCAGGTCGGCGAGAACATCGCCGCCGGGCAGGACACGGTGCAGAAAGTCGTTGCCGGCTGGCTCGCCAGCCCCGGCCATTGCGCCAACCTGATGAACCCGCAGTACCGCGAAATGGGTGCTGCTTACGCAGTCGATCCGAAGAGCAGCGCCGGCATTTACTGGACGGCGATGTTTGGTGGCGAGTAA
- a CDS encoding DUF2474 domain-containing protein encodes MAIIDSREVKSSPWYKRLGWLLLIWFGSVVSLAVVASLLKLAMYAAGMRTH; translated from the coding sequence ATGGCTATCATTGATTCGCGTGAGGTGAAATCCAGCCCCTGGTACAAGCGCCTGGGCTGGCTGCTGCTGATCTGGTTTGGCAGCGTGGTATCGCTGGCCGTAGTGGCGAGTCTGTTGAAACTGGCGATGTATGCGGCGGGGATGAGGACTCACTGA
- the cydB gene encoding cytochrome d ubiquinol oxidase subunit II: protein MGIQGIDLSLIWGVIIAFGVMMYVIMDGFDLGLGILFPMISDERERDVMMNTVAPVWDGNETWLVLGGAALYGAFPLAYGVILEALYLPLIFMLAGLIFRGVAFEFRFKAPAEKRHLWDRAFIGGSLLATFSQGVVIGAYVAGIPVVDRQFAGGGLDWLAPFPLVCGVGLVVAYALLGSTWLLVKTEGMLESRMRHYSRPLAWLLLAMVVVIGAWTLQLHPELATRWFNHAHLTVFAGLVVLAVLALFGLLRSLRQRHTHWPFVFTLVLMFLGYIGLALSIWPNIIPPSVSLWAAASPATSQLFALIGALFILPVILMYTFWNYYVFRGKVRIGDGYH from the coding sequence ATGGGTATCCAAGGTATCGATCTCTCGTTGATCTGGGGCGTGATCATTGCCTTCGGGGTGATGATGTACGTGATCATGGACGGCTTCGATCTGGGCCTCGGGATCCTGTTCCCGATGATCAGCGACGAGCGGGAACGCGACGTGATGATGAACACCGTCGCACCGGTGTGGGACGGCAATGAAACCTGGCTGGTGCTCGGCGGCGCGGCGTTGTACGGCGCGTTTCCGCTGGCTTACGGGGTGATTCTGGAGGCGCTGTATCTGCCGCTGATCTTCATGCTCGCGGGTTTGATTTTTCGCGGTGTGGCGTTCGAGTTTCGCTTCAAGGCACCGGCTGAAAAACGTCATCTGTGGGACCGGGCATTCATTGGCGGTTCGCTGTTGGCGACGTTCTCCCAAGGCGTGGTGATTGGCGCGTATGTGGCGGGAATTCCGGTCGTGGATCGGCAGTTCGCCGGTGGCGGTCTCGACTGGCTGGCGCCGTTCCCGCTGGTCTGCGGTGTCGGTCTGGTGGTCGCATATGCCTTGCTCGGCAGCACCTGGCTGCTGGTCAAGACCGAAGGCATGCTGGAGTCGCGGATGCGTCACTACAGCCGTCCGCTGGCGTGGCTGTTGCTGGCGATGGTGGTGGTGATCGGCGCGTGGACGCTGCAACTGCACCCGGAACTGGCCACTCGCTGGTTCAATCATGCGCACCTGACCGTGTTCGCCGGGCTGGTGGTGCTGGCGGTACTGGCGCTGTTCGGGCTGTTGCGTTCGCTACGGCAGCGACACACCCACTGGCCGTTCGTGTTCACCCTGGTGCTGATGTTCCTCGGTTACATCGGGCTGGCGCTGAGCATCTGGCCGAACATCATTCCGCCGTCGGTCAGCCTGTGGGCGGCGGCCTCACCGGCCACCAGTCAGCTGTTCGCCCTGATCGGCGCGCTGTTCATCCTGCCGGTGATCCTGATGTACACCTTCTGGAACTACTACGTGTTCCGCGGCAAAGTGAGGATTGGCGATGGCTATCATTGA
- a CDS encoding cytochrome ubiquinol oxidase subunit I: MFNLEALDLARIQFAFTVSFHIIFPAITIGLASFLAVLEGLWLKTRNDTYRDLYHFWSKIFAVNFGMGVVSGLVMAYQFGTNWSGFSDFAGSVTGPLLTYEVLTAFFLEAGFLGVMLFGWNRVGRGLHFFATVMVAIGTLISTFWILASNSWMQTPQGFEIVDGRVMPVDWLAIVFNPSFPFRLAHMAIAAFVATAFFVGASAAWHLLRGNDSKPVRKMFSMALWMALIVAPIQAVVGDAHGLNTLEHQPAKIAAIEGHWENADNEPTPLVLFGIPDMQAEKTKYAIEIPYLGSLILTHSLDKQIPALKSFPKEDRPNSTVIFWSFRVMAGLGMLMILVGVLGLALRRNGKVYRHRGFQRLVLLMGPSGLIALLAGWITTEVGRQPWVVYGLMRTHDAASHHSVAQMSTSLALFVVIYCSVFTVGIGYMMKLVSKGPQPHHEHPPEGTQVQTPRRPLSAVTDNLESATRIH, encoded by the coding sequence ATGTTCAACCTGGAGGCACTGGACCTGGCGCGAATTCAATTCGCGTTCACGGTTTCGTTCCACATCATTTTCCCGGCGATCACCATTGGCTTGGCGAGTTTCCTGGCGGTGCTCGAAGGCCTGTGGCTGAAAACCCGTAACGACACTTACCGCGATCTCTACCATTTCTGGTCGAAGATCTTCGCCGTCAACTTCGGCATGGGCGTGGTCTCCGGTCTGGTCATGGCGTACCAGTTCGGTACCAACTGGAGCGGGTTCTCTGATTTTGCCGGCAGCGTCACCGGGCCGTTGCTGACCTATGAGGTGCTGACCGCGTTCTTCCTCGAGGCCGGGTTCCTCGGGGTGATGCTGTTCGGCTGGAATCGCGTCGGCCGTGGCTTGCACTTCTTCGCCACGGTGATGGTCGCCATCGGTACGCTGATTTCGACCTTCTGGATTCTCGCCTCCAACAGCTGGATGCAGACTCCGCAAGGTTTCGAAATCGTCGACGGCCGGGTGATGCCGGTCGACTGGCTGGCCATCGTGTTCAACCCGTCGTTCCCGTTCCGGCTGGCGCACATGGCGATTGCCGCGTTCGTTGCCACGGCGTTCTTCGTCGGCGCTTCGGCAGCCTGGCATTTGCTGCGCGGCAACGACAGCAAACCTGTGCGCAAGATGTTTTCCATGGCGTTGTGGATGGCGCTTATCGTCGCGCCGATTCAAGCGGTGGTCGGTGACGCCCATGGCTTGAACACGCTGGAGCACCAACCGGCAAAAATCGCCGCCATCGAGGGCCACTGGGAAAACGCTGACAACGAGCCGACCCCGCTGGTGTTGTTCGGCATCCCGGACATGCAGGCGGAGAAAACCAAGTACGCGATCGAGATTCCGTACCTCGGCAGCCTGATCCTCACCCACAGCCTCGACAAGCAGATTCCGGCGCTCAAGAGCTTCCCGAAAGAAGACCGGCCGAACTCGACCGTGATCTTCTGGAGCTTCCGCGTGATGGCCGGGCTGGGCATGTTGATGATTCTGGTCGGTGTGCTGGGCCTGGCGCTGCGGCGCAACGGCAAGGTCTACCGGCATCGCGGCTTCCAGCGGCTGGTGCTGTTGATGGGGCCGAGTGGTCTGATCGCGTTGCTGGCAGGCTGGATCACCACCGAAGTCGGGCGGCAGCCGTGGGTGGTGTATGGCCTGATGCGCACTCATGACGCCGCGTCCCACCACTCGGTGGCGCAGATGAGCACGTCGCTGGCGCTGTTCGTCGTCATCTACTGCTCGGTGTTCACCGTGGGCATCGGCTACATGATGAAACTGGTGAGCAAAGGTCCGCAGCCGCACCACGAACACCCGCCTGAAGGCACTCAGGTCCAGACCCCGCGCCGGCCACTTTCGGCGGTCACCGACAACCTCGAATCCGCGACCCGGATCCACTGA
- a CDS encoding FdhF/YdeP family oxidoreductase, protein MSQVDRYKPYKGAAAGWGAVISLTRNWLGSENALKNIRAMLKTNQNGGFDCPGCAWGEAPGASMLKFCENGAKAVNWEATGRLVDPAFFNKYTVSTLAEQSDYWLEYQGRITHPMRYDARVDRYVETTWDDAFALIAKHLKGLKSPHEAEFYTSGRASNEAAFLYQLFVRAYGTNNFPDCSNMCHEASAVSMGESLGVGKGTVVYDDLHHADAIFVIGQNPGTNHPRMLEPLREAVKRGAQVVCINPLKERGLERFQNPQNPIEMLSNGWEATNTAYFRPALGGDMAMIRGMAKFLLEWEREAQATGGEPVFDHAFIAEHTSGLDSYLAEVDATRWEHIVEQSGVPLHDIELAARMYARARSVIMCWAMGLTQHVHSVSTLQEVINLQLLRGNVGRPGAGLSPVRGHSNVQGDRTMGINELAPTELMDALEKRFNFKVPRMHGHNTVMAIGAMERGEAKVFIGLGGNFAQATPDTPRTHAAMRKLDLSVHISTKLNRSHLVTGRDALILPCLGRTDIDVQAEGPQGVTVEDTFSMVHLSFGQLKPKSAHLKSEPAIIAGIAAATLGKHPIDWEWAVGDYGRIRNLIADVIPGFENFNEKLLIPGGFHLGNNASDRVWKTETGKAQFTPCVLPEHLISEGVRNLPVKPHLILQTMRSHDQYNTTLYGLDDRYRGVYGMRDVVFANEQDIRRLGFEPGQKVDLVALWGDERERRVSGFTLIAYDIPAGQAAAYYPETNPLVPLESYGDRTYTPTSKFVAIRLEAAEASNLIPSSVA, encoded by the coding sequence ATGTCACAAGTCGACCGTTACAAACCCTACAAGGGCGCCGCTGCGGGTTGGGGTGCTGTGATCAGCCTCACCAGGAACTGGCTGGGCAGTGAAAACGCCCTGAAAAACATCCGCGCCATGCTCAAGACCAACCAGAACGGCGGCTTTGACTGCCCCGGTTGCGCCTGGGGTGAAGCACCCGGCGCGAGCATGCTGAAGTTCTGCGAGAACGGCGCCAAAGCGGTGAACTGGGAAGCCACCGGCCGCCTGGTCGATCCGGCGTTCTTCAACAAGTACACAGTTTCGACCCTGGCCGAGCAAAGCGATTACTGGCTCGAGTATCAGGGGCGGATCACCCATCCGATGCGCTACGACGCGCGGGTCGACCGCTATGTGGAAACTACCTGGGATGACGCTTTCGCGCTGATCGCCAAACACCTCAAAGGCCTGAAATCGCCCCACGAGGCCGAGTTCTATACCTCGGGGCGTGCCAGCAACGAAGCAGCGTTTCTCTACCAGTTGTTCGTCCGCGCCTACGGCACCAACAACTTCCCGGACTGCTCGAACATGTGCCACGAAGCCAGTGCGGTAAGCATGGGCGAGAGCCTGGGTGTCGGCAAAGGCACGGTGGTCTATGACGACCTGCACCACGCCGACGCGATTTTCGTGATCGGCCAGAACCCCGGCACCAACCACCCGCGCATGCTCGAACCGCTGCGTGAAGCGGTGAAGCGTGGCGCGCAAGTGGTGTGCATCAACCCGCTCAAGGAGCGTGGGCTGGAGCGTTTCCAGAACCCGCAAAACCCGATCGAAATGCTCAGCAACGGCTGGGAAGCGACCAATACTGCGTACTTCCGTCCAGCCTTGGGCGGCGACATGGCGATGATTCGCGGCATGGCCAAATTCCTGCTGGAGTGGGAGCGTGAAGCCCAGGCCACCGGCGGCGAACCGGTGTTCGATCACGCGTTCATTGCCGAACACACGTCGGGTCTCGACAGTTATCTGGCCGAAGTCGATGCCACCCGTTGGGAGCACATCGTCGAGCAATCCGGCGTGCCGCTGCATGACATCGAACTGGCCGCGCGCATGTATGCCCGCGCCAGGAGCGTGATCATGTGTTGGGCCATGGGCCTGACCCAGCACGTGCACTCGGTGTCGACCCTGCAGGAAGTCATCAACCTGCAACTGCTGCGCGGCAACGTCGGCCGTCCGGGCGCCGGGCTGTCGCCGGTGCGTGGCCACAGTAATGTGCAGGGCGACCGCACGATGGGCATCAACGAACTGGCCCCGACCGAGCTGATGGACGCTCTGGAAAAACGCTTCAACTTCAAGGTGCCGCGCATGCACGGCCACAACACGGTGATGGCGATTGGTGCCATGGAGCGCGGCGAAGCCAAGGTGTTTATCGGTCTGGGCGGCAATTTCGCCCAAGCCACGCCGGACACTCCGCGCACCCACGCGGCGATGCGCAAACTCGACCTGAGCGTGCACATCTCGACCAAGCTCAACCGCAGCCATCTGGTGACCGGGCGTGACGCGCTGATCCTGCCGTGCCTGGGCCGTACCGACATCGACGTCCAGGCCGAAGGCCCGCAAGGCGTGACGGTGGAAGACACTTTCAGCATGGTGCACTTGTCGTTTGGTCAGTTGAAACCGAAGTCAGCGCACCTGAAATCCGAGCCGGCGATCATTGCCGGGATCGCCGCCGCCACCTTGGGCAAGCATCCGATCGACTGGGAATGGGCAGTGGGCGACTACGGTCGCATCCGCAACCTGATCGCGGACGTGATTCCGGGCTTCGAAAATTTCAACGAGAAGTTGTTGATCCCCGGTGGTTTCCACCTTGGCAACAACGCGTCCGACCGGGTCTGGAAAACCGAAACCGGCAAGGCCCAGTTCACCCCGTGCGTGCTGCCGGAGCATCTGATCAGCGAAGGTGTGCGCAACCTGCCGGTCAAACCGCATCTGATTCTGCAAACCATGCGCTCCCACGATCAGTACAACACCACGCTGTACGGCCTCGACGACCGTTATCGCGGGGTCTACGGCATGCGCGACGTGGTGTTCGCCAACGAGCAGGACATCCGCCGGCTCGGTTTCGAACCGGGGCAGAAGGTCGATCTGGTAGCGCTGTGGGGCGACGAACGCGAGCGTCGGGTCAGCGGTTTCACATTGATCGCCTACGACATTCCAGCGGGTCAGGCTGCCGCGTACTACCCGGAAACCAACCCGCTGGTGCCGCTGGAAAGCTACGGTGATCGCACCTATACACCGACCTCCAAGTTCGTGGCGATCCGTCTCGAAGCCGCCGAGGCGAGCAACCTGATCCCGTCGTCGGTGGCGTAG
- the moaA gene encoding GTP 3',8-cyclase MoaA, with the protein MSERVLIDGYNRRVDYLRMSVTDRCDFRCVYCMAEDMQFLPRQRVLTLEEIYQLAQSFVTLGTRKIRLTGGEPLIRPGVVGLCKQIAALPGLRELCLTTNGSQLGKLASPLFDAGVKRLNVSLDSLDAERFKQMTRTGDLAQVIDGIDAARAAGFTRTKLNCVVMQGRNDHEINDLVQFAIERDLDISFIEEMPLGIISEHSRAESFFSSSQVREKIAERYTLIDSAESTQGPSRYWRLAEAPHIRLGFISPHSHNFCGTCNRVRLTVEGRLLLCLGNEHSVDLKAVLRAHPGQPQRLEKAIIEAMKLKPYRHNFEVNDDVQVVRFMNMTGG; encoded by the coding sequence ATGTCAGAGCGCGTCTTGATCGATGGTTACAACCGCCGCGTCGACTACCTGCGCATGTCCGTCACCGACCGCTGCGACTTTCGCTGCGTGTACTGCATGGCTGAAGACATGCAATTTCTGCCGCGCCAACGGGTGCTGACGCTGGAGGAGATCTATCAACTGGCGCAGAGCTTTGTCACGTTGGGCACCCGCAAGATTCGCCTGACCGGGGGCGAGCCGCTGATTCGTCCCGGCGTCGTCGGTTTGTGCAAGCAGATCGCCGCCCTGCCCGGCCTGCGCGAACTGTGCCTGACCACCAACGGTTCGCAGCTCGGCAAACTCGCCAGTCCGCTGTTCGACGCCGGGGTCAAACGCCTCAACGTCAGCCTCGACAGCCTCGATGCCGAACGCTTCAAGCAGATGACCCGAACCGGCGACCTGGCCCAGGTGATCGACGGCATCGACGCCGCGCGCGCCGCCGGTTTTACCCGCACTAAACTCAACTGCGTGGTGATGCAGGGCCGTAACGATCACGAGATCAACGACCTGGTGCAGTTCGCCATCGAGCGGGATCTGGACATTTCCTTCATCGAGGAAATGCCGCTGGGCATCATCAGCGAACACAGCCGTGCCGAGTCGTTCTTTTCCAGCAGCCAGGTGCGTGAAAAGATCGCCGAGCGTTACACCCTGATCGACTCCGCCGAGTCGACCCAGGGCCCGTCGCGCTACTGGCGGCTGGCCGAAGCGCCGCACATCCGGCTGGGGTTCATCTCGCCCCACAGCCACAACTTCTGCGGCACTTGCAACCGGGTGCGGCTGACCGTCGAGGGGCGTTTGCTACTGTGTCTGGGGAACGAGCATTCGGTGGATCTGAAAGCGGTGCTGCGGGCTCATCCGGGTCAACCGCAACGGCTGGAGAAAGCCATCATCGAAGCGATGAAGCTCAAACCTTACCGGCACAACTTTGAAGTGAACGACGACGTGCAAGTGGTGCGTTTCATGAACATGACCGGCGGCTGA
- a CDS encoding bestrophin family protein gives MIIRPKVNQFAILFTLKGSIAKRIALRTLMVTLLASGIVLVEMLHPSNFTKVNATPFTLLGLSLSIFMNFRNNACYDRWYEARKAWGEVIVHVRSVIRETHVIRESAQRRLLLLNLCGFAHALNARLRRENEAAASAEWITPQHDAQVPDYSGRILQTVGQQCSDLHQTGDLSEWRYMLLANHLTSLTQAQAVCERIKNTPLPFPYTLLLHRTIYLFCILLPFAMAEPLGWLTPLFTAIVSYTFFGLDAIADELEDPFGRDENDLPTDALVRSIERDILAELGVEPLPPALKPVDYVLS, from the coding sequence ATGATCATCCGACCCAAGGTCAATCAATTCGCCATTCTCTTCACCCTCAAAGGCTCGATCGCCAAGCGCATCGCCCTGCGCACCCTGATGGTCACGCTGCTGGCGTCGGGCATCGTGCTGGTGGAAATGCTCCACCCGAGCAACTTCACCAAGGTCAACGCCACGCCATTTACCTTGCTCGGTCTGTCGCTGTCGATCTTCATGAACTTTCGCAACAACGCCTGTTACGACCGCTGGTACGAAGCGCGCAAGGCCTGGGGCGAAGTGATCGTGCATGTGCGCTCGGTGATTCGCGAAACCCATGTGATCCGCGAGTCGGCGCAACGCCGCTTGCTGTTGCTCAACCTCTGCGGTTTTGCCCACGCCTTGAATGCTCGGCTGCGCCGGGAAAACGAAGCTGCCGCCAGTGCCGAATGGATCACGCCGCAACACGATGCGCAGGTGCCGGACTACAGCGGACGCATCCTGCAAACCGTCGGCCAGCAATGTTCCGATTTGCATCAAACAGGCGATCTCAGCGAATGGCGCTACATGCTGCTGGCCAATCACCTGACCAGCCTGACCCAGGCGCAGGCGGTGTGCGAGCGGATCAAGAACACGCCGCTGCCCTTCCCCTACACCTTGCTGCTGCACCGCACGATTTACCTGTTCTGCATCCTGCTACCGTTCGCCATGGCCGAACCACTGGGCTGGCTGACGCCGCTGTTTACGGCGATTGTCAGCTACACCTTCTTCGGCCTGGATGCGATTGCCGATGAGCTGGAAGACCCGTTCGGCCGGGATGAAAACGATTTGCCGACCGATGCACTGGTGCGCAGCATCGAGCGCGATATTCTGGCGGAACTCGGCGTCGAGCCTTTGCCGCCAGCGCTGAAGCCCGTCGACTACGTACTCAGCTGA
- a CDS encoding ATP-binding protein, giving the protein MLRLFLGLFLVMTVGLVAALQTVEHTFNALLDNQMQAYNREAVRGQAWSLVEHMRDQQGVAREAQLEALRPHYGLTLSLVEADQLNLNDQEKAELAKDLLVIRDDYTQFISNIDGGSQLLSIKLPPEPSLMPFYIAGAYMMLAVLLGIVLYFWVRPHWRDLEKLRLAAERFGDNDLSVRIQLSKRSNIRDLAGHFNLMAARIEGLIANQRELTNAVSHELRTPIARLSFELDQLKQQPDASQNRELIADMYADLGELEEMVSELLTYASLERGATVITRENIQAANWLDSVVGSVALEAEAAGVQLLIVDCRVDEVRIEPRFMARAVINLLRNAIRYAEQRVEVSLVRVGDQYEVQVNDDGPGVPLAGREKIFEPFSRLDASRDRRTGGFGLGLALVRRVSQSHGGQVEVGDSPWGGASFRMTWAHLD; this is encoded by the coding sequence ATGCTGCGGTTATTTCTCGGGCTGTTTCTGGTGATGACCGTCGGGCTGGTGGCGGCGCTGCAAACCGTCGAGCACACCTTCAACGCATTGCTCGACAACCAGATGCAGGCCTACAACCGCGAGGCGGTACGCGGTCAGGCATGGTCGCTGGTCGAACACATGCGCGACCAGCAGGGTGTTGCGCGCGAGGCGCAACTGGAGGCATTGCGGCCACACTATGGGCTGACGTTGAGTCTGGTCGAGGCTGACCAGTTGAACCTCAACGATCAGGAAAAAGCCGAGCTGGCCAAGGATCTGTTGGTGATTCGCGACGATTACACCCAGTTCATCAGCAACATCGACGGTGGTTCACAGCTGCTCAGCATCAAATTGCCGCCCGAGCCGAGCCTGATGCCGTTCTACATTGCCGGGGCCTACATGATGCTGGCGGTGCTGCTCGGTATCGTTTTGTACTTCTGGGTGCGTCCGCACTGGCGCGATCTGGAAAAACTGCGACTGGCCGCCGAGCGCTTCGGCGACAACGACCTCTCGGTACGGATCCAGCTGTCCAAACGCTCGAACATCCGCGACCTGGCCGGCCACTTCAACCTGATGGCGGCGCGTATCGAAGGCTTGATAGCCAATCAGCGCGAACTGACCAACGCGGTCTCCCACGAACTGCGCACGCCGATTGCCCGGTTGTCGTTCGAACTCGATCAGCTCAAGCAGCAACCGGACGCCAGCCAGAACCGCGAACTGATCGCCGACATGTACGCCGACCTTGGCGAGCTGGAGGAAATGGTCTCCGAACTGCTGACCTACGCCAGCCTCGAACGCGGAGCGACGGTAATCACCCGCGAGAATATTCAAGCGGCCAACTGGCTCGACAGCGTGGTCGGCAGTGTGGCGCTGGAAGCCGAGGCGGCCGGGGTTCAGCTGTTGATCGTTGATTGCCGGGTTGATGAAGTGCGGATCGAACCGCGCTTCATGGCGCGGGCGGTGATCAATCTGCTGCGCAACGCCATTCGTTATGCCGAGCAGCGGGTCGAGGTGTCGCTGGTGCGCGTCGGCGATCAATACGAAGTGCAGGTCAATGACGACGGACCGGGCGTGCCGCTGGCAGGTCGGGAGAAAATCTTCGAACCGTTCTCGCGCCTGGACGCCAGTCGCGACCGCCGCACGGGCGGCTTCGGCCTTGGTCTGGCGCTGGTGCGGCGAGTGTCGCAATCCCATGGCGGGCAGGTCGAGGTCGGCGATTCACCGTGGGGTGGCGCGTCGTTCCGCATGACCTGGGCGCATCTGGATTAA